From one Caldithrix abyssi DSM 13497 genomic stretch:
- a CDS encoding DUF2281 domain-containing protein, whose protein sequence is MSVKEINQKIKKVPPHLIPEIMDFIDFLINKYSKSPKKKKPFKFTWQGGLAEISKKYTSVELQHKVMDADFKKVKHTKVEFL, encoded by the coding sequence ATGAGCGTTAAAGAAATAAACCAAAAAATAAAAAAGGTTCCGCCTCATTTAATCCCTGAAATAATGGATTTTATAGATTTTTTAATCAATAAATATAGTAAATCGCCTAAAAAGAAGAAACCATTTAAATTTACCTGGCAAGGTGGTTTGGCCGAAATATCTAAAAAATATACTTCTGTTGAATTACAACATAAAGTAATGGACGCTGATTTTAAGAAGGTGAAGCATACTAAAGTTGAATTTTTATAA